DNA sequence from the Methanoculleus horonobensis genome:
CCCACGGGCTCTCTCTCGTCGAAGGTATACGCCAGCCCGGATACGGCGAGGTTGTGGGGCGGCAGCGGCGCCTCCCACTGCCGTTCCAGCGTGTCCCGGACTTCTTCTCCCGTCAGGGTCATCGAGAGCACGGTCGAGGAGAACGGCTGCACCGCATACAGGTCGCCCCAGGTGACGTTCCCCCCGGCGATATCCGCCCGGAGCGAGCCGGTGGTGACGAACGCGATATCGGCGCCCATCGCCGCCCGCTGGCCGTCGGCGACGAGGTTGCCGAGCGCGGATTCTCCGGCATCGGTCTGTACCCGCGTGATCTCTGCAGATGTGGTCGTTATGACCCGGGCGGCCAGCGGCCCGACCGCCTCTTTGCAGGACTCGAGCAGCGATTGGGCCTCCGGGTCGGGGCTGGTGCCGTTTTTGTACGCCGGGACGATCCGTGCCGACGTATGGGTGACCTCGCCGGTGAGGGGATCGATGACGATATCGACGTCGGCAAACGCCCTGCTGTAGCCGTATGCCTGCGTCACCAGCACCGGGTTGCCGCCGGCGTTCTCCAGGTAGGCGTTGGTGAAGAGATGGGTGTGGCCCGAGAGGACGACGTCCACGTCCGCATCAAGGCCGGCGACGATCCCGGCGACCCTGCCGGTGACGTTCTCCCCCTCCCGGGTCGGGCCGTCGTAGGGCTCCTGCTCTCCGCCCTCGTGGAGGAGGACGACGATAGCGTGCACCCCCTGCTGCTGGATCTCCGGGACGTAGCGGTTGATCGACCCGGCTTCGTCTTCGAAGCGGAACTCCTCGATGCTCGCCGCCTTCACGATCGAGGGCGTCTCGACGGTCGTGGCGCCGATGAACGCTATCTTTACACCGCCGGCGTCGCGGATGGTGTAGGGAGCGGCAAGGAGGGTGCCGTTCGTCTTCCAGACCACGTTCGAGGAGATGTACTCCGCCGCCGCGCCCGGGTAGGGGTCTACCGGGCGGGTGAGAGCCGTCGTGCCGTTCCCGCCGCGAACCATCCGCAGCAGCTCGTCCGGGCCCCGGTCGAACTCGTGGTTGCCGAAGGTCGCGATCGTCCCCTGGCAGTCGTCCGCGAGACCGTTGAAGAAGAGCACGGCAGGTTCGTCCAGCAGCAGCCCGGACTCGGGCGGCGACGCCCCGACGACGTCTCCCGGGAGCGCGATGAACGTAGCCGCCTCGCCGGCATCCGCCATCGCGGATTTGAGGTACGCCGCAAGCACCGGTGCGCTCCCGGCCGGCTCGCCGTTGAGGTTCTGCCCGCCGGGGAGCTGCCCGTGGAAGTCGTTGACCGCGAGGATCCGAACATGCACCGGTTCGGGATCCGGCGAGAAGTATCCCGAGAGTGCGATGGGGGCGAGAGCGACGGCGAGAAGAACCAGTAACCCGATGATCGCCTGCCGCCGGGGCGATCCGGCGCTTGTGGGCGAACCGGCTGTCATGAAAAGAGGTCTTGCCGGGCGGCATAAATACCAGCCGGAACCAACCCGGGTGGGAACGAAGAAACAGGGCGGTTATGTCGCCGGATTGGATCACACCCGATCCGGCGCGGCGGGTGCCGGCGAGGCGGCCGCTCAGCCGTCCCGGGGGAGGATCTTCTCGACGGTGATCGTGTAGGTGATCGTCTCCCCGGCGAGCGGGTGGTTCGCGTCGACGGTGATATATTTCTCGTCCACGTCGAGGACGGTCACCAGGCAGGGTTTCCCCATCACCTCGACGCGGACGAACTCACCGACAACCGGTTCGTGGTCGAGTCTCAGGTTCGTGCGCTTTATCGTGACCACGAGTTTCTTCCGGAACTTCCCGTAGGCCTTCTCCGGGGGCAGCACCACGGTCACCGTCTCGCCCGGCTCTCTCCCGATCAGCGCCTCCTCGAAGAGGGGATTGATCTGGTTCGCCCCGAGGGTGACCCGGGCCGGTTCGCCCGAGCGGGTATCCTCGAAGACCTCGCCGTCGGGGCGGGTGCTGGTGAAGTGCAGGAGGAGGGTATCGCCGTCTGTTGCGGGTGCCATAGGTGCCTGATCGGTTTGTCGGGCAGGGGTTTTAACTCATCGGGAATACAGCGGATCCCGGGCATCGCTCCCGGAAGGTTCACGCGCAGACGAACCTCCCATGGCCTTCTTCCGCCACGCTTACCAGACAATAGACCATCCCGGATCGGGATATGCGACGCACCGCTCAATAACTACGGGCACGGAGTGTTCGGCTATTCGAGCAGCCGTCCGTAACGATTATGATACGTCTTGCCGGGCTTAGGCCGGGTGAACTTAAGTCCGGTCCATACGTCGTCGATACGCAGGTTGACGCTCTCGACCAGCCCGTGGCTGTAGCCGATTGCGATCACCGTTTTGATCTTGAGGTCTGTGCCTAACTGCCCGCCCCTCGGCCACGATATCCATAACCTGCCGCCAGGGGCGAGGTGCGCTTTTAGTTCCGCAACGTGCGCATCAAGTTCCGCCCGGCTTTTTACGAAGTAGTGTATGTAATCGAACGTGCCCTCCAGAGTGTCGGCTATAACAAGCGGGGGCAGATTCATTGCCGCCACCGCCTCCGGTGGCGCATCCAGGAAGAACGCCCTCATTCCTTCTTTAACACCCATCTTCTCCGAGACGAGTTCCGGCATAGGTACGTCACCGTTCGTGCAGCATCTCAAGAATGTGAGTGCTATGCATCAGGCTTCACGTTCGATACACGGCCGGTATCCTCCGGCACCATGACAGATCAGATCGATTATGAGCGTAACCGTCCGGGATTACACTTAACAGTATCGCACAGGTGCAGTACTGCAAAACAAAAAGCCTCAGGCGAGATTCGAACTCGCGACCTCGTCCTTACCAAGGACGCGCTCTACCGGCTGAGCCACTGAGGCGTGACGCACCAATTATGTTAGAAGTCAACCCTATAAAAGGTTACGGCCGAAACCGGGGAAGGAACCGGGCAGGACCGCTCTTATTCGCCCTGGTCGGCGGCGCCGATCGTCTCCAGCGCGGATATGCTGGCGGTCACCCCTTCGAAGGTCTCCACCTCGACGATGGGGGTGGCGCCGCTCCTCCGCACGGCCTTCATCACGGCCGAAAAGTCGATCGTCCCGTCCCCGACCGGCGAATGCGTATCTCCGGTGCCGTCGTTGTCGTGCAGGTGGAAGTGCGCCGCCGGGTGGGCGAGGAAGCAGTCCAGGCACCCGTTCAGGTTCGCGTGGCCGACATCGAGCGCGAACCCGATCCCATCGATGAGCGGCAGGTCGTCGCAGGAGCGCAGGAAGAAGTACTCCCAGTTCCCCATGTTCTCGACAACGAACGTGACCGAGAGGTCATCGGCCGCCCGGGTCAGTTCCGAGAGCGACCGGCGGAACCGCTCCACCGCCGGCTCCCGCTCCTCGACCCACGCATAGTAGCCCGGGTGGATGACCACGCCCGCCCCGGCCTCGGCGGCGACGGCGAAGGTCTGCGTCAGAACCTCGACGCTTGCCCGCCGGATCGGCTCGAGGAGGCTTGCGATGTTGACCCCCCGGGCCGGTGCGTGAATGAAGTAACGGTACGAGTAACTCTCGAGCGGTTCCGCGCTCTTCAGGTAGTGCAGCCCGTCGTCCATCACCTCCACGCAATCGGTGATGGGAGCGAGTTTCTCAAGCGCGCAAGAGAGCGGCTCGTGATGAAGGCAGTAGGTGGAGACGCCGAACATACAGAATGTTCCGGCCGGGACGATAAATAGGTTCGGAACAGGGAACCTCCCGTCGACCACCGTCTCATCCCCTGATCGAACCGGATCGCCCCGTCCGGCCGCGCCGTCCGTGCCCGGCACGGGGCAGCCTTCCGGCGTCAAAAAAGACCAATCCGCATGGTTTATACAATCAACACCACATATGAATAATCATGGCTGACGGCTTCGTCCCGGAGGTTGTCGTCTCGAACCGGCTTGAAAAAGCAAAGGCCGAGATCTTCTCCTACATAGACTCCAATGCCAAAGCCATCGACGAGAACTTCCCCGTCTTCTTCGGGAACGTCGTCACGCTCCTCGACCGTGCGGGTGCCCCCATCACCGACGCGATCTACGACGAGTTCATCGACGCAATCGTCTTCCGGGTCTTCGAGGTCAGCAACCGGGCCGGGGACGTGAAGTTCCTCAGCCGTGCCTGCGAGATCGCCTGCGGGATGAAGCGCAAGAAGGAGCGCAAAGCAGGCGTCCACCTTGCCGCCGCCGTCAAACTGATGAAGATAGGGATGCCGCTTGCGGCGACCGTCTTCCTCCAGCCCTACCGCAAGCACGACGCCGCCGTCGGGTGCTGGTACGCCTACTGCTACTACGTACTCTATAAAGAGGGGTCGGCCGAACCCGGCTACTCCGCCGTCGAACGGTGGAACTACCTGAAGGCCGCGCGCCAGTATATGGAGGAACTCGGGCAGTTGCGGCCGGGGCTGCAGCGGCTGGTCCGGGGCGAACTCGAGCAGGACAGGTGGCTTGCCGAGCCGTTCTGGGTGATGCTCTTCCTTGCGACCGAATGGATCCCCGACAACCGCTGGTTCCTGGAGATCGGGATCACGCAGAGCAAACAGGAGAAGAACGACGTAGCCCTGGTCAAGATGCTCCAGATCGGCCTCATCCGGTTCCCCGACGAGATGTTCTTCTACCGGGAAGCCTACCACCTCAAGTTCGAGCAGGGCGACCTCGCCGATGCCATGGGCCTCATCCGCGACCTGCTGCAGAGGTTCCCCGATGATCCCGAACCGGTCTACTACGGCCTCCGGACAGCCCTTTACCTCCCCCAGGAGGGAGAGTTCAACAGGTTCCGCAAAGCAGCCGAACAGGTGAAGATGCCGGGCCACGTCCTCTGCCTCATCGACTACACCTACGCCTTCCTCCGGGGGAAGCGGGGGCAGGCGTCCCTCTGCCTCGACGAGTTCCGCAGGAAATACCCTTCGTTGAACTACTACTCCGATATGCTCCGGTTCGTCACCGCCGACGTCCCCGCGACCGAGCGGGGCGTCAACGCGGCGGTCTTCACCTCGGTCGATCATTTCTGCAAGAAGATGCTCAAGATCGGCGACGCCTGAGGGTGCCGCGATGAGCAGCCTGATAGTCGATCGTGCCGGATAATAGTGAGGACATCATGGCATACCGTCACCTCTTCGGCCCGGTTCCCTCCCGGCGGCTGGGCATATCGCTCGGGATCGACCTGGTGCCGCACAAGACCTGCTCCTTCGACTGCATCTACTGCGAGTGCGGGCGGACGACCGATCTTACCTGCGAGCGGCGCGAATACGTCCCGACCGGCCGGGTCATCGCGGAGCTCGACGACTTCCTCGCGAAGGGGCCCGACCTCGACTACATCACGTTCGCCGGGTCGGGAGAGCCGACGCTTCACACGGGCATCGGCGAGATCATCGCCTTCATCAAAGACCGGTATCCCCGCTACCGGGTCGCGGTGCTGACCAACAGCGCGCTCTTCACCGACCCGGATGTCCGGGCGGCCCTCATGTGGGCCGACCTCGTGGTGCCGTCGCTCGACGCCGTCTCCGAAGAGGTCTTTATAAAGATCAACCGCCCCTCTCCCGGCATCACCGCGGAGCGGGTGCTTAAGGGGCTGCTCGACTTCGCCCGGGAGTTTTCCGGCGAGATCCGGCTCGAGATCTTCATTGTCCCGGACATCAACGACACCGAGGAAGAACTCCGGCTCCTCCAGGAAGCCGTCGCGGCAATCCGTCCCGACCGCGTCCAGATAAACACCCTCGACCGCCCCGGCACCGATATCCGGGTGAGGCCGGCCTCCATCGGGGCGCTCGAGCGGATCGCAGCGATGCTCGGCGGGGAGGTGATCGGGGCGGCCTGCACGGAGAGAGCGCTGCCGCCGGAGAGCGAGGATGTCGCAGAGACGATCCTCGCGACCATCCGGCGGAGGCCCTGCACGCCCACAGATCTCGCGGCACTCCTCGGCATCAGACCGGCCGAGGTCGCGAAACACCTCAGGGTTCTCGAGTCCGGCGGGCAGATCGAGCCGGTGCAGGAAAAAAGAGGGGTATTTTACCGGGCGACCTGATCAGCCCCGCAGGTGAACGTCCATCTGCGGGAACGGTATCTCGATCCCTTCTTCCGCAAACCGCTCGTAGACGCGCGTGTTCACGTAGTCCTGGACGTCCCAGGTCAGGTTGAAGGCTTTTGCCCAGAGGACGAGCATGAAGTCCAGGCTCGATGCTCCGAACTCGAGGAAGTAGGCGGACGGCGCAGGGTCGGAGAGGACGTACTCCGACCGTGCCGCGGCCTCGCACCCGATATCGATGAGGATCTCTTTCACGCGCTTGATATCGCTGCCGTAGGCAGCCGAGATCGGGATCTTGATCTTCAACTTGACGTCCGGCAGGGCGTAGTTGACGATGACGCTGCTCGATACCTTCGAGTTCGGAAGGGTGACCATCTGGTAGTCCAGCGTCTTGATCCTGGTGCTCCGGGGCCGATGCTGATCACGTCTCCGAGGAACTCGTCGATCTTGATCCGGTCGCCGACCGCGAACGGCTTGTCCACCAGGATGACCGCGCCCCCGAAGAAGTTGGAGACGATGTCCTGGGCAGCGAGCGCCACCGCCAGGCCGGCGAGCCCGGCACCGGCGACGAGCGGCGTGATGTTCACCTCGAGCATCTGGAGCACCATGAGGATGGCGATGAACCAGATGATGTAGCGTGCCGAGACCTCGAGCACCCGGATGATCCGGTCGTCGAGGTCGGTCTCGGTCTGCGACGCCATCCACCTGCCGTAGAGGTTGATGAAGTTGTAGATGAACGAAGAGATCACCCACGCCGCGATGAGTATCGCCGCCGCGGCGAAGTATTTCTCCGAAACGAGCCATGCGTACTCCCCGAGAAGGGCCGCGGGGTCGATGATGAACGTTACGGAGATCCAGACGGAACCCGCGATTATGGCAATGGCCAGGGGTTTGTCGAGCGAATAGAGCACGATGTCGTCGAGTTTTGATTCCGTGAGGTCGGCCCGCTTTTGCAGCCACCGGAAGACCTCGTGAACGATGAACGCTGCGATGATTCCGCAGAGGACGACCGCGCTTCCGTACATGATGCTGTTCATTCCGGTACTAATATGTGCTGTCAGTGGAATATAAGTGTGATAATTCATGGCGGTAGGTAAGGAGATCCTGGATACGCTTCACGCTCTCGTGGACAGGGATATCACGCTCATGCACATCTGCGGCACCCACGAGGCGGCAATAGCCCGCGCCGGGCTCAGGAGCGTCCTTCCCGAGCGGCTCAAGATCGTGATGGGGCCGGGATGCCCGGTCTGCATCACGCCCCAGGGCGAGATCGACGCTGCGCTCGACCTGGTGGAGCGCGACTGCACCATCGCCACCTACGGCGACCTGCTGCGGGTTCCCGGGACGAAGGGATCGCTCGAGTCGAGCGGCGGGGACGTCCGGGTGGTGCAGGGCATCCACAAGGCGGCGGAGATCGCCCGGAGGGAACCCGACCGGGAGGTCGTCTTCATATCGGTCGGGTTCGAGACGACCGCACCGACGGTCGCCGCCACGATCCTCTCCCGCCCGCCGGAGAACTTCTCTATCCTCTCGTGCCACCGGCTCGTCCCGCCCGCGATGGCATGGCTCCTCGGCCAGGGGGAGGCGTCGCT
Encoded proteins:
- a CDS encoding mechanosensitive ion channel family protein, coding for MVTLPNSKVSSSVIVNYALPDVKLKIKIPISAAYGSDIKRVKEILIDIGCEAAARSEYVLSDPAPSAYFLEFGASSLDFMLVLWAKAFNLTWDVQDYVNTRVYERFAEEGIEIPFPQMDVHLRG
- a CDS encoding sugar phosphate isomerase/epimerase family protein; amino-acid sequence: MFGVSTYCLHHEPLSCALEKLAPITDCVEVMDDGLHYLKSAEPLESYSYRYFIHAPARGVNIASLLEPIRRASVEVLTQTFAVAAEAGAGVVIHPGYYAWVEEREPAVERFRRSLSELTRAADDLSVTFVVENMGNWEYFFLRSCDDLPLIDGIGFALDVGHANLNGCLDCFLAHPAAHFHLHDNDGTGDTHSPVGDGTIDFSAVMKAVRRSGATPIVEVETFEGVTASISALETIGAADQGE
- a CDS encoding class I SAM-dependent methyltransferase, whose product is MPELVSEKMGVKEGMRAFFLDAPPEAVAAMNLPPLVIADTLEGTFDYIHYFVKSRAELDAHVAELKAHLAPGGRLWISWPRGGQLGTDLKIKTVIAIGYSHGLVESVNLRIDDVWTGLKFTRPKPGKTYHNRYGRLLE
- a CDS encoding mechanosensitive ion channel domain-containing protein, whose translation is MNSIMYGSAVVLCGIIAAFIVHEVFRWLQKRADLTESKLDDIVLYSLDKPLAIAIIAGSVWISVTFIIDPAALLGEYAWLVSEKYFAAAAILIAAWVISSFIYNFINLYGRWMASQTETDLDDRIIRVLEVSARYIIWFIAILMVLQMLEVNITPLVAGAGLAGLAVALAAQDIVSNFFGGAVILVDKPFAVGDRIKIDEFLGDVISIGPGAPGSRRWTTRWSPFRTRRYRAASSSTTPCRTSS
- a CDS encoding bifunctional metallophosphatase/5'-nucleotidase, with the protein product MTAGSPTSAGSPRRQAIIGLLVLLAVALAPIALSGYFSPDPEPVHVRILAVNDFHGQLPGGQNLNGEPAGSAPVLAAYLKSAMADAGEAATFIALPGDVVGASPPESGLLLDEPAVLFFNGLADDCQGTIATFGNHEFDRGPDELLRMVRGGNGTTALTRPVDPYPGAAAEYISSNVVWKTNGTLLAAPYTIRDAGGVKIAFIGATTVETPSIVKAASIEEFRFEDEAGSINRYVPEIQQQGVHAIVVLLHEGGEQEPYDGPTREGENVTGRVAGIVAGLDADVDVVLSGHTHLFTNAYLENAGGNPVLVTQAYGYSRAFADVDIVIDPLTGEVTHTSARIVPAYKNGTSPDPEAQSLLESCKEAVGPLAARVITTTSAEITRVQTDAGESALGNLVADGQRAAMGADIAFVTTGSLRADIAGGNVTWGDLYAVQPFSSTVLSMTLTGEEVRDTLERQWEAPLPPHNLAVSGLAYTFDEREPVGRRIVEVRVNGTPLDPNEEYTAAMVDFLAAGGDKYTVFREGTGIVNGPYDVDALVAYMESLPKPVEMEPEGRIAKVA
- a CDS encoding radical SAM protein, translated to MAYRHLFGPVPSRRLGISLGIDLVPHKTCSFDCIYCECGRTTDLTCERREYVPTGRVIAELDDFLAKGPDLDYITFAGSGEPTLHTGIGEIIAFIKDRYPRYRVAVLTNSALFTDPDVRAALMWADLVVPSLDAVSEEVFIKINRPSPGITAERVLKGLLDFAREFSGEIRLEIFIVPDINDTEEELRLLQEAVAAIRPDRVQINTLDRPGTDIRVRPASIGALERIAAMLGGEVIGAACTERALPPESEDVAETILATIRRRPCTPTDLAALLGIRPAEVAKHLRVLESGGQIEPVQEKRGVFYRAT
- a CDS encoding FKBP-type peptidyl-prolyl cis-trans isomerase, with translation MAPATDGDTLLLHFTSTRPDGEVFEDTRSGEPARVTLGANQINPLFEEALIGREPGETVTVVLPPEKAYGKFRKKLVVTIKRTNLRLDHEPVVGEFVRVEVMGKPCLVTVLDVDEKYITVDANHPLAGETITYTITVEKILPRDG